A genomic segment from Streptomyces antibioticus encodes:
- the ftsW gene encoding putative lipid II flippase FtsW, whose protein sequence is MPGSRTGGRPPVQRTVRRPPAVRPRRDNPVLRLYIRVRRAWDRPLTAYYLILGGSLLITVLGLVMVYSASQITALQKSLPGSFFFRKQLLAAAIGAGLLFAASRMPVKLHRALAYPILAGAVFTMALVQVPGIGMAVNGNQNWISLGGSFQLQPSEFGKLALVLWGADLLARKQDKKLLAQWKHMLVPLVPVAFMLLGLIMLGGDMGTAIILTAVLFGLLWLAGAPTRLFVGVLAVAAAIGAILIKTSPNRMARLQCIGATDPGPGDACWQAVHGIYALASGGIFGSGLGASVEKWGQLPEAHTDFIFAVTGEELGLAGTLSVLALFAALGYAGIRVAGRTEDPFVRYAAGGVTTWITAQAVINIGAVLGLLPIAGVPLPLFSYGGSALLPTMFAIGLLIAFARDEPAARAALAMRHPRFGRKRGAGGFGPVRRLRRWNTMRRRASAARPSGER, encoded by the coding sequence ATGCCCGGTAGCCGTACCGGCGGCCGGCCGCCGGTCCAGCGCACGGTGCGCCGCCCGCCCGCCGTACGGCCCCGGCGCGACAACCCGGTGCTGCGGCTCTACATCCGGGTCCGCAGGGCCTGGGACCGGCCGCTGACCGCCTACTACCTGATCCTCGGCGGCAGTCTGCTCATCACCGTGCTCGGGCTCGTGATGGTGTACTCGGCGTCCCAGATCACCGCGCTCCAGAAGTCGCTGCCGGGATCCTTCTTCTTCCGCAAACAGTTGCTGGCCGCCGCGATCGGCGCCGGACTGCTGTTCGCCGCCTCCCGGATGCCGGTGAAACTGCACCGCGCGCTGGCCTATCCGATCCTCGCCGGCGCCGTCTTCACGATGGCGCTGGTGCAGGTCCCCGGGATAGGGATGGCGGTCAACGGCAACCAGAACTGGATCTCGCTCGGCGGCTCCTTCCAGCTCCAGCCCAGCGAGTTCGGCAAGCTCGCCCTGGTGCTGTGGGGCGCCGATCTGCTCGCCCGCAAACAGGACAAGAAACTGCTGGCCCAGTGGAAGCACATGCTGGTGCCGCTGGTCCCGGTCGCCTTCATGCTGCTCGGACTCATCATGCTGGGCGGCGACATGGGGACGGCGATCATCCTGACGGCCGTCCTGTTCGGCCTGTTGTGGCTGGCCGGGGCACCCACCCGGCTCTTCGTCGGGGTGCTGGCGGTCGCGGCCGCGATCGGCGCGATCCTGATCAAGACCAGCCCCAACCGGATGGCCCGGCTCCAGTGCATCGGCGCCACCGATCCCGGCCCCGGGGACGCCTGCTGGCAGGCCGTGCACGGCATCTACGCCCTGGCCTCCGGCGGCATCTTCGGCTCCGGGCTGGGGGCGAGTGTGGAGAAATGGGGACAATTGCCCGAAGCCCACACCGACTTCATCTTCGCCGTCACCGGTGAGGAACTGGGTCTGGCGGGGACGCTGTCGGTACTCGCCCTGTTCGCGGCTCTAGGCTATGCGGGTATCCGCGTGGCCGGACGCACGGAGGACCCCTTCGTCAGGTATGCCGCGGGAGGTGTGACCACCTGGATCACCGCTCAGGCGGTGATCAACATCGGTGCGGTGCTCGGCCTGCTGCCGATCGCCGGAGTCCCCCTCCCGCTGTTCTCCTACGGGGGTTCGGCCCTGCTGCCGACCATGTTCGCCATCGGGCTGCTGATCGCCTTCGCACGCGACGAGCCCGCTGCGCGGGCGGCGCTTGCGATGCGCCACCCCCGCTTTGGTAGAAAGCGGGGGGCTGGAGGCTTCGGACCCGTCCGGAGACTTCGGAGATGGAACACGATGCGACGGCGTGCCTCGGCGGCGCGTCCGTCCGGAGAGCGGTGA
- the murD gene encoding UDP-N-acetylmuramoyl-L-alanine--D-glutamate ligase codes for MGSGQVTDWQGKNVTVAGLGVSGVPAATVLHGLGARVTVVNDGDDPRAREQAAGLRALGVTVRLGDGDTLPEGTELVVTAPGWRPDKPLFTAAAEAGVPVWGDVELAWRLRGRDGREAAPWLCVTGTNGKTTTTQMLASILKAAGLRTAAVGNIGVSLLDAVLGDEPYDVLAVELSSYQLHWAPSLRAHSAVVLNLAPDHLDWHGSMEAYAKDKGRVYEGNRVACVYNTADKATEDLVRAADVEEGCRAIGFTLGTPGPSQLGVVDGILVDRAFVENRQKNAQELAEVSDVNPPAPHNIANALAAAALARAYGVPAQAVRDGLRAFTPDAHRIAHVADVDGVAYVDDSKATNTHAAEASLAAYESIVWIAGGLAKGATFDELVARSAKRLRGVVLIGADRALIREALARHAPEVPVVDLDRTDTGAMLAAVQEARRLAGAGDTVLLAPACASMDMFVNYNQRGDAFAQAVRELGAGA; via the coding sequence ATGGGCAGCGGACAAGTGACCGACTGGCAGGGGAAGAACGTCACCGTCGCCGGACTCGGCGTCTCCGGCGTCCCGGCGGCCACCGTGCTGCACGGGCTCGGCGCGCGGGTCACCGTCGTCAACGACGGCGACGACCCACGCGCGCGTGAACAGGCCGCCGGACTGCGGGCGCTCGGGGTCACCGTGCGCCTCGGCGACGGGGACACCCTGCCCGAAGGCACCGAACTCGTCGTCACCGCACCGGGCTGGCGTCCCGACAAGCCGCTCTTCACCGCGGCCGCCGAGGCGGGCGTCCCGGTCTGGGGCGACGTGGAGCTGGCCTGGCGGCTGCGCGGCCGGGACGGCCGGGAAGCAGCCCCTTGGCTCTGTGTCACCGGCACCAACGGCAAGACGACCACCACCCAGATGCTGGCGTCCATCCTGAAGGCCGCCGGCCTGCGCACGGCCGCCGTCGGCAACATCGGCGTCTCCCTGCTCGACGCGGTGCTCGGCGACGAGCCCTACGACGTACTGGCCGTGGAGCTGTCCAGCTACCAACTCCACTGGGCGCCCTCGCTGCGCGCCCACTCCGCCGTCGTCCTCAACCTCGCCCCCGACCATCTCGACTGGCACGGCTCCATGGAGGCGTACGCCAAGGACAAGGGCCGCGTCTACGAGGGCAATCGGGTCGCCTGCGTCTACAACACCGCCGACAAGGCCACCGAGGACCTGGTGCGCGCGGCGGACGTCGAGGAGGGCTGCCGCGCGATCGGCTTCACCCTCGGCACCCCGGGCCCCTCCCAACTCGGCGTCGTGGACGGCATCCTGGTCGACCGCGCCTTCGTCGAGAACCGGCAGAAGAACGCCCAGGAGCTGGCCGAGGTCTCCGACGTGAACCCGCCCGCCCCGCACAACATCGCCAACGCCCTTGCCGCGGCGGCCCTCGCCCGCGCCTACGGCGTGCCCGCGCAGGCCGTCCGGGACGGTCTGCGGGCCTTCACCCCGGACGCCCACCGCATCGCCCATGTCGCCGACGTGGACGGCGTCGCCTACGTCGACGACTCCAAGGCGACCAACACCCACGCCGCGGAAGCCTCGTTGGCGGCGTACGAGTCGATCGTGTGGATCGCGGGCGGCCTCGCCAAGGGCGCCACCTTCGACGAACTCGTCGCCCGGTCCGCGAAGCGGCTGCGCGGCGTCGTCCTGATCGGCGCCGACCGCGCCCTGATCCGCGAAGCCCTGGCGCGACACGCCCCCGAGGTACCCGTCGTCGACCTCGACCGGACCGACACTGGGGCGATGCTCGCGGCTGTCCAGGAGGCCCGGCGCCTCGCCGGCGCAGGAGACACGGTGCTGCTCGCCCCGGCCTGCGCCTCCATGGACATGTTCGTCAACTACAACCAGCGCGGTGACGCGTTCGCCCAGGCGGTGCGCGAACTCGGCGCGGGCGCCTGA